The proteins below are encoded in one region of Fibrella aestuarina BUZ 2:
- a CDS encoding AMP-binding protein, with the protein MTLNHLFIDTWRSGEQQFILKTSGSTGLPKPIHLTRSQMEASARLTGQTFGLEPGDRALVCLNTDYIAGVMMLVRGEVLGLELTLVEPSANPLGTFDPATTHFDFAAFVPLQLQTMLADVGTSGQPKALPILNGMKAILVGGAATSPALETALQAIDAPVYSTYGMTETVSHIAIRRLNGPDRSDLFTVLSGVDVGTDERGCLHITAAATNYDRIQTNDVVELLPSDSHSRVRFRLLGRADSIINTGGVKVQPEAVEAIIARQLADWHLGPRLFVVGLPDERLGQRIVVFSEGISLTEGQWQAVQQAVRQRIGPYAVPKAWQVVSTFVETATGKIDRKATIHRNEGGRERT; encoded by the coding sequence ATGACACTTAATCATTTATTCATAGATACCTGGCGGTCGGGCGAACAGCAATTTATACTAAAAACCTCTGGCTCGACAGGTCTACCCAAGCCAATCCACCTGACCCGGTCGCAGATGGAAGCCAGCGCCCGCCTGACCGGGCAAACTTTCGGGTTGGAGCCGGGCGATCGGGCGTTGGTCTGCCTCAATACGGATTACATTGCGGGCGTAATGATGCTCGTTCGGGGCGAGGTGCTCGGCCTGGAACTGACCCTCGTCGAACCTTCAGCCAACCCGCTGGGTACGTTCGACCCCGCCACAACCCATTTCGATTTTGCGGCTTTTGTACCCTTACAACTGCAAACGATGCTGGCCGATGTGGGTACGTCTGGGCAGCCTAAAGCGTTGCCCATTCTGAATGGCATGAAGGCCATTCTGGTGGGGGGAGCCGCCACCAGCCCCGCGCTGGAAACTGCCTTACAGGCGATCGACGCGCCCGTATACAGTACCTATGGCATGACCGAAACCGTGTCACACATCGCCATTCGACGCCTCAACGGCCCCGACCGCAGTGACCTGTTTACGGTACTATCCGGCGTCGACGTCGGCACCGACGAACGGGGTTGCCTGCACATTACCGCCGCCGCTACGAATTACGACCGGATTCAGACCAACGACGTAGTCGAGTTGTTACCATCAGACAGCCATAGCCGGGTACGTTTCCGGTTGCTGGGCCGGGCCGATTCGATCATTAATACGGGCGGTGTGAAAGTGCAACCCGAAGCTGTAGAGGCAATTATTGCCCGGCAATTGGCCGATTGGCACCTCGGTCCTCGCCTGTTCGTAGTGGGGCTGCCTGATGAGCGATTGGGGCAGCGGATCGTGGTGTTCAGCGAAGGTATATCGCTAACTGAGGGCCAGTGGCAAGCGGTGCAACAGGCTGTCCGGCAGCGCATAGGCCCGTATGCTGTACCCAAAGCGTGGCAGGTTGTAAGTACGTTCGTCGAAACCGCCACTGGCAAGATCGATCGCAAGGCAACGATTCATCGAAATGAAGGCGGTCGGGAACGTACCTAG
- a CDS encoding carbohydrate binding family 9 domain-containing protein produces the protein MVKFLPFLSFLLIALPAFSQKKNEAYQYHIKRTNTPVVLDASLDDAAWQDAQLASNFWMVLPMDTSRSRLRTDVRMTYDAQHIYLSAICYYDSSLIARNAPPYIVESMRRDWTFGRNDNFLCFIDPFDDQTNGFAFGTNTVGAQWDGLMYEGGKVNLSWDNKWASVTRSYPDRYVIEMAIPFKTIRYKQGISRWGINFSRNDLNSTEKSAWAPVPLQFPTASLAYTGVLVWDQPPPSPGPNISVIPYALSSLNANYQGNVPTEAKFNAGLDAKVAVTSSLNLDLTVNPDFSQVDVDQQVTNLDRFELFFPERRQFFLENGDQFTNFGYATIRPFFSRRIGLGGVPIRFGARLSGKINKDWRFGLMDMQTGAVPNSGPAGETLPAQNFAVMALQRRVFSRSNIGVLFVNKQSMNYNPVGDRPLYSVYNRNLGFEYNLASTNNLWTGKLMYVKSFSPGVVGQDAVYAGNLQYSSRNWLLNGQWETVGPNYTAEAGYVPRRGYSRATGIANYSFFPTGTRILSHGPQLSGFYVVDPAGRRSDYEGVLGYQFVFRSRSAFLVWAASDYVRLLQPFDPTNTGREPLSTGSTHRWQAWGTTFISKPQQLFTYGFSTRYGGYYADGTRLNVTADLGYRFQPYVSLAVNANYNDIRLPAPWNNTKFWLVGPRFDLTMTNTLYLTTFIQYNEQQRNMNVNARIQWRYKPASDLFIVYTDNYLPTTGLPNMDNVGPFLVKNRAVVLKWTYWWNL, from the coding sequence TTGGTGAAATTTTTACCGTTTTTGAGTTTCCTGCTGATCGCCCTGCCCGCGTTTTCCCAGAAAAAGAACGAGGCGTATCAGTATCACATCAAACGAACGAACACCCCTGTCGTACTGGATGCCTCGCTCGACGATGCCGCCTGGCAAGATGCCCAACTGGCGTCTAACTTCTGGATGGTGTTGCCGATGGACACCAGCCGCAGCCGGTTACGTACCGATGTGCGGATGACCTACGACGCCCAGCATATCTACCTGAGCGCCATTTGTTACTACGACAGTTCGCTGATTGCCCGCAATGCCCCGCCTTACATCGTGGAGTCGATGCGGCGAGACTGGACGTTTGGCCGAAACGACAATTTTCTTTGTTTCATTGATCCGTTTGATGACCAGACTAATGGCTTTGCATTTGGTACGAACACGGTGGGGGCGCAGTGGGACGGCCTCATGTACGAAGGGGGCAAAGTCAACCTGAGCTGGGACAACAAGTGGGCGTCGGTGACACGTAGCTACCCCGATCGGTACGTGATTGAGATGGCCATTCCGTTCAAAACCATCCGCTACAAGCAGGGCATCAGTCGGTGGGGTATCAATTTTAGCCGGAATGATCTGAACTCCACCGAAAAATCGGCCTGGGCACCCGTTCCGCTTCAGTTCCCGACGGCTTCGCTGGCCTACACGGGCGTGCTCGTCTGGGATCAGCCGCCGCCATCGCCCGGCCCCAATATCTCGGTCATTCCCTACGCGCTGAGTAGCCTTAATGCCAATTACCAGGGTAACGTACCTACGGAAGCCAAATTCAATGCGGGGCTCGATGCGAAAGTGGCCGTTACGTCGTCGCTGAACCTTGACCTGACCGTCAACCCCGATTTTTCGCAGGTCGACGTCGATCAGCAAGTGACCAATCTCGACCGGTTCGAGCTGTTTTTTCCCGAACGGCGGCAGTTTTTCCTCGAGAACGGCGATCAGTTTACCAATTTCGGTTACGCCACCATTCGCCCCTTTTTCAGTCGCCGAATCGGGTTGGGCGGTGTGCCGATCCGGTTTGGGGCGCGGCTCAGCGGAAAAATCAACAAAGACTGGCGCTTCGGCCTGATGGATATGCAAACGGGGGCCGTGCCTAATTCGGGACCGGCGGGGGAGACGCTGCCCGCCCAGAATTTTGCCGTCATGGCCCTGCAACGCCGCGTCTTTTCCCGGTCCAACATCGGCGTGCTGTTTGTGAATAAACAGTCGATGAATTACAATCCGGTCGGCGACAGGCCGCTCTATTCGGTCTACAACCGAAACCTGGGGTTTGAATACAACCTGGCCTCGACCAATAACCTCTGGACCGGGAAATTGATGTACGTGAAGTCGTTCAGTCCGGGGGTGGTGGGGCAGGACGCCGTGTATGCGGGTAATCTGCAATACAGCAGCCGAAACTGGCTCCTCAACGGCCAATGGGAAACCGTTGGGCCCAACTACACAGCCGAGGCTGGGTACGTGCCGCGCCGGGGCTACAGCCGGGCCACGGGCATTGCCAACTATTCGTTTTTCCCGACGGGCACGCGCATTCTGTCGCACGGGCCGCAACTGTCTGGCTTCTACGTGGTTGACCCCGCCGGGCGGCGCAGCGACTACGAAGGCGTGCTGGGGTACCAATTCGTGTTCCGGTCACGAAGCGCGTTTTTGGTCTGGGCGGCGTCTGATTACGTGCGGCTGTTACAACCGTTTGATCCAACCAACACGGGCCGTGAACCCTTGAGCACCGGCTCTACGCACCGTTGGCAGGCATGGGGTACGACCTTTATCTCCAAGCCGCAGCAGCTATTTACCTATGGGTTTTCGACCCGTTACGGGGGCTATTACGCCGACGGAACCCGGCTGAATGTGACGGCTGATCTGGGCTACCGGTTTCAGCCGTACGTGAGCCTGGCGGTCAACGCTAACTACAACGACATTCGCCTGCCCGCGCCCTGGAACAATACCAAGTTCTGGCTCGTCGGTCCGCGCTTCGACCTGACGATGACCAACACGCTCTACCTGACGACGTTTATTCAGTACAATGAGCAGCAACGCAACATGAACGTGAACGCCCGGATTCAATGGCGCTACAAACCGGCTTCCGACCTGTTTATCGTCTATACCGACAACTACCTGCCCACCACCGGCCTGCCCAACATGGACAACGTAGGGCCATTTCTCGTAAAAAACCGGGCCGTCGTTCTGAAATGGACGTACTGGTGGAATCTGTAA
- a CDS encoding DUF2452 domain-containing protein gives MEEAKIVNPISPDKVTDRPGLLEYAHTAGGAVIRPEDKGKITGRAVTAMREQTDLQIAQLYKQMQLLAEQATAIRHRVEVSERIYSAHMSFEPIVGQTYYFYLRKNGTDVLSMVAPHEWGRKFPFERCVATVRMLADHTWDVTYHETPMSE, from the coding sequence ATGGAAGAGGCCAAAATCGTCAATCCGATCTCGCCTGACAAGGTGACCGATCGTCCGGGTTTGCTGGAGTACGCACACACAGCGGGCGGGGCGGTCATCAGGCCGGAAGACAAAGGCAAAATCACGGGTCGGGCTGTAACGGCCATGCGCGAACAAACCGACCTGCAAATCGCGCAGCTGTACAAGCAGATGCAGTTACTGGCCGAACAGGCCACGGCCATTCGCCATCGGGTCGAGGTATCGGAGCGCATTTACAGCGCACATATGAGCTTTGAGCCGATTGTTGGCCAGACGTATTATTTCTACCTTCGCAAAAACGGCACCGATGTGTTGTCGATGGTGGCACCGCACGAATGGGGCCGCAAATTCCCGTTTGAGCGCTGTGTTGCCACCGTCCGTATGCTGGCCGACCACACCTGGGACGTTACCTACCACGAAACACCAATGAGTGAATGA
- the menB gene encoding 1,4-dihydroxy-2-naphthoyl-CoA synthase, which yields MSTYNWTSIREYREIKFEYFEGIAKITINRPHKRNAFTPLTVKEMSEAMELARQDERVGVVILTGEGPDAFCSGGDQSVRGHGGYIGEDAVPRLNVLDLQMQIRRIPKPVIAMVAGYAIGGGHVLHVVCDISIAADNARFGQTGPKVGSFDGGFGASYLARVVGQKKAREIWFLCDQYNAQEALDMGLVNKVVPLEQLEDETIAWCRKILEKSPIALRMLKASFNAELDGQAGIQQLAGDATLLYYLSEEAKEGKNAFLEKRKPDFSQFPKFP from the coding sequence ATGAGCACCTATAACTGGACATCGATTCGCGAGTACCGCGAGATCAAGTTTGAGTACTTCGAGGGGATCGCCAAGATCACCATCAACCGACCCCACAAACGCAACGCCTTTACGCCCCTGACTGTCAAGGAGATGTCGGAAGCCATGGAGCTGGCCCGGCAGGACGAGCGCGTTGGCGTCGTGATCCTCACCGGCGAGGGACCCGATGCCTTCTGTAGCGGCGGCGATCAGTCGGTGCGGGGCCACGGCGGCTACATCGGCGAAGATGCCGTGCCTCGGCTCAACGTACTGGATCTGCAGATGCAGATCCGGCGTATCCCCAAGCCGGTCATCGCCATGGTGGCGGGCTACGCTATCGGCGGCGGCCACGTATTGCACGTAGTCTGCGACATCAGTATCGCGGCGGATAACGCCCGTTTCGGGCAGACTGGCCCTAAAGTCGGGTCCTTCGACGGGGGCTTCGGTGCCTCGTACCTGGCGCGGGTAGTGGGTCAGAAGAAGGCTCGCGAAATCTGGTTTTTGTGCGATCAGTACAACGCGCAGGAAGCATTGGACATGGGACTGGTCAACAAGGTGGTTCCCCTGGAACAGCTCGAAGACGAGACCATCGCCTGGTGCCGGAAGATCCTGGAAAAGAGCCCCATCGCTCTGCGGATGCTGAAGGCCTCATTTAACGCCGAACTCGACGGGCAGGCCGGTATTCAGCAACTGGCGGGTGATGCCACCTTGTTGTATTACCTGTCGGAAGAAGCCAAAGAAGGCAAGAACGCCTTTCTCGAAAAGCGCAAACCCGACTTCAGCCAGTTCCCTAAATTCCCATGA
- the bshB1 gene encoding bacillithiol biosynthesis deacetylase BshB1: MTVDVLCIAAHPDDVEMTCAGTVLSLVEQGKTVAVIDLTKGELGTRGTPEIRLQEAEEGARLMRLSARHNMGFKDGFFRNDEDHQKALIAWIRHFQPTIVLTNAIDDRHPDHGRGAALVTDACFYSGLRMIETTDPETGEQQAAHRPTYLYSFIQDRSLVPDFVVNITPYWEQKLAAIKAYKSQFFNPDSTEPQSYISGEPFMKFLESRHREHGHMINVEFGEGFMSKRMLGVDDLFALK; the protein is encoded by the coding sequence ATGACTGTTGACGTATTGTGCATCGCGGCGCACCCCGACGATGTTGAAATGACCTGTGCCGGCACGGTACTCTCCTTGGTCGAGCAGGGGAAAACCGTCGCCGTTATCGACTTGACCAAAGGGGAGCTTGGCACCCGCGGCACGCCCGAAATCCGATTGCAGGAAGCCGAAGAAGGGGCTCGGCTGATGCGGTTGTCGGCCCGGCATAACATGGGCTTTAAAGATGGCTTCTTCCGGAATGACGAAGACCACCAAAAAGCCCTGATCGCCTGGATTCGCCACTTTCAGCCCACCATTGTGCTGACCAATGCCATTGACGACCGCCACCCCGACCACGGGCGTGGGGCTGCCCTGGTAACCGATGCCTGTTTCTACAGTGGGCTTCGGATGATCGAAACCACCGACCCCGAAACTGGCGAACAACAAGCCGCCCACCGCCCAACGTACCTGTACTCGTTTATTCAGGATCGGTCGTTGGTGCCCGATTTTGTCGTGAACATCACGCCCTATTGGGAGCAGAAACTGGCGGCGATCAAAGCCTATAAAAGTCAGTTTTTTAACCCCGATAGCACCGAGCCGCAGAGCTACATTTCGGGTGAGCCGTTCATGAAATTTCTTGAATCGCGCCACCGTGAGCACGGTCACATGATCAACGTCGAATTTGGCGAGGGTTTCATGAGCAAACGCATGCTCGGCGTCGATGATTTGTTTGCGCTTAAATAA
- a CDS encoding DUF4932 domain-containing protein has protein sequence MKSLVLTRLSVAIAMLVWAGFGSRVEAQPGPNPVRVSETYELANIILALTDYGKTDPWEVAQHSAYYKDVRAHFDPYAHHPLLTAVNYSREKWESYLSFRTDAYAFTFDANSRLVRAIDFHANKEFNPFEEQLNLIEDFVRTTGFRQFYRAHLPYYQRLATAYLASQRYDEMRHFLENEFGKRSELTAYAIVFSPLVGRMNCHRTVAGVGTDFITLPDFLLDGRAVNKATRAEIASSTHMLFTELDHAFVNPATAQHQALLAANFTASRWDMSSGYGRDSVGVFNEYMTWAVYDLYVQTYFPDVAATVSQDWALQNATRGFFASSAFNHELTRLYKARRPGQRLNDLYPAFIRRLGALTSSLSQPTITHCNLDKQTIADTVATLIIRFSEPMMADTSLNLVRAVEQAGKVVRQERVALTPATSDLRWTNDGTMLQVQVRLVANAINHLVLNYPWRTRTAFRSRNGVDLKPYSRISTRVSAGN, from the coding sequence ATGAAATCCCTTGTTCTGACGCGGCTGTCGGTCGCTATCGCTATGCTCGTTTGGGCCGGATTCGGCTCGCGAGTCGAGGCCCAGCCCGGCCCTAATCCAGTTCGTGTATCGGAGACCTACGAACTCGCCAACATCATTCTGGCCCTGACCGACTACGGCAAAACCGACCCGTGGGAGGTGGCGCAACACTCGGCTTATTATAAAGACGTGCGGGCTCATTTCGACCCGTATGCCCATCATCCGCTGCTGACTGCGGTGAATTATTCGCGGGAAAAATGGGAGAGCTACCTGAGCTTCCGGACAGATGCGTATGCCTTCACGTTCGACGCCAACAGCCGGCTGGTCAGGGCCATCGATTTTCACGCCAACAAGGAGTTCAACCCGTTTGAGGAGCAGTTAAACCTGATTGAGGATTTTGTCAGAACGACTGGTTTCCGCCAGTTTTACCGGGCGCATCTCCCCTATTACCAGCGTCTGGCAACGGCCTATCTGGCCTCGCAACGCTATGACGAGATGCGGCATTTTCTGGAAAATGAGTTCGGAAAACGTAGCGAATTAACCGCCTACGCCATCGTGTTTTCCCCGCTGGTCGGCCGCATGAACTGCCACCGCACCGTGGCGGGCGTGGGAACGGACTTCATCACCCTACCCGACTTTCTGCTCGACGGCCGGGCCGTCAACAAAGCTACGCGGGCGGAAATCGCTTCGAGCACGCATATGCTGTTCACGGAACTTGACCACGCCTTTGTCAACCCGGCCACGGCGCAGCATCAGGCCTTACTGGCGGCAAACTTTACGGCCAGCCGGTGGGATATGAGCAGCGGGTACGGGCGGGACAGCGTCGGGGTGTTTAACGAGTACATGACCTGGGCGGTGTATGACCTCTACGTACAGACCTACTTTCCGGATGTAGCCGCCACCGTCAGTCAAGACTGGGCGCTGCAAAACGCCACACGCGGCTTCTTTGCCAGTTCGGCCTTTAACCACGAATTGACCCGGCTGTACAAGGCCCGTCGGCCCGGTCAAAGGCTCAACGACCTGTATCCGGCGTTCATCCGGCGGCTTGGCGCGCTGACTTCGTCGCTGAGCCAGCCGACAATCACCCACTGTAATCTGGATAAGCAGACGATCGCCGACACGGTAGCCACCCTGATCATCCGTTTCTCGGAGCCGATGATGGCCGACACGTCGCTCAATCTCGTCAGGGCTGTCGAGCAGGCGGGCAAGGTTGTTCGCCAGGAACGCGTGGCGCTGACGCCCGCCACCAGCGATTTACGCTGGACGAACGACGGCACCATGTTACAGGTTCAGGTCCGGCTGGTTGCCAATGCGATAAATCACCTGGTTCTCAACTACCCCTGGCGAACCCGCACGGCTTTTCGCAGCCGCAACGGGGTCGATCTGAAACCATATAGCCGCATCAGCACCCGCGTGTCGGCAGGCAACTGA
- a CDS encoding LytR/AlgR family response regulator transcription factor, giving the protein MKAILIDDEQPNLDNLQALLHHYCPQVTVCATALDAEAGKTLLYQHQPDLVFLDIQMPGQTGFDLLRSLPVYDFELIIVTAYDQYAIQALRFAAVDYLLKPIDIGELQAAVDKAIKQRRLKVQNQQLEHLMQLLQAQQTNEEPRMALATAKETRLVKVGDIIRCESSNNYTTFFLSDGEALLVCKPIYEYEASLKAYGFLRCHQSHLVNRTWIRSWKKEFGDFLRLTDGTDVPISRGKKEAIRQALNLS; this is encoded by the coding sequence ATGAAAGCTATCCTGATCGACGACGAACAGCCTAATCTGGACAACCTACAGGCGTTGCTGCACCACTACTGCCCACAGGTGACGGTGTGCGCGACCGCTCTGGACGCGGAGGCGGGAAAAACGCTGCTCTATCAGCATCAGCCGGACCTGGTTTTCCTGGACATTCAAATGCCCGGCCAAACGGGTTTCGACCTGCTACGGAGCCTGCCGGTTTATGACTTTGAGCTGATAATCGTCACGGCCTACGATCAATATGCCATCCAGGCCCTGCGGTTCGCGGCGGTAGACTACCTGCTCAAACCCATCGACATCGGTGAATTGCAGGCGGCGGTAGACAAGGCCATCAAACAGCGTCGGTTAAAAGTGCAGAATCAGCAGTTGGAGCATTTGATGCAACTGCTACAAGCCCAACAGACCAACGAGGAGCCGCGCATGGCGCTGGCCACCGCGAAAGAAACCCGGCTGGTCAAGGTGGGCGACATTATCCGGTGTGAATCATCCAACAACTACACGACCTTCTTTCTGAGCGACGGCGAAGCGCTGCTGGTGTGCAAGCCTATTTACGAATACGAGGCGTCGTTGAAGGCGTATGGGTTCCTGCGTTGCCATCAGTCGCATCTGGTCAACAGAACGTGGATCAGGAGTTGGAAGAAAGAGTTTGGCGACTTCCTACGCCTGACCGACGGCACCGACGTACCGATTTCGCGGGGCAAAAAAGAAGCCATCAGGCAAGCCCTGAACCTCTCCTGA
- a CDS encoding sensor histidine kinase: protein MRTIGVQLFLFWVTHMAYGQIDWGAYSQSFPDGATDNPATVALMLAIPSANNSFWTTHETCPQLNKLVSDSSFRQVRPADLVARTTFDTARAHFFLHGVRPNNAAAYEFRVLDYPTNRVVVPWHQIEQFTEASLMQQSGLPQMGYLGGFRAPLGHTLIVDVRKANTGQIVATSLIAWVAIRPVITNVYTSDNLDDFLKKLQYPWARETKRHPAEPLTLPSTNTNLILVLNAAIYHKEQVQYELVRNEDVVIPWTNNAYDNSFVWLKDYKPGTYQVRLRYTAQPQHVTTYRFVVEPAWYESRGFKIMVGIVVAACLGAIFFLLLYVQQKQKSRQELAKKTKLQLELKAIYAQLNPHFVFNALNSIQGLINKQDIQGANNYLSDFARLLRESLTNSNKDEISIHEELQGLDTYLKLERLRFGFEYQISLADSINPYDGSIPALLLQPLVENAVKHGVSALGDAGRIQVRFDRINDTMLVQISDNGNGFRGDAPTGGFGLKLTRDRINLLTELNREQPIELEIAPPSPTGATLTLRFNHWFA from the coding sequence ATGAGAACGATCGGTGTACAGCTTTTCCTTTTTTGGGTAACCCACATGGCTTACGGGCAGATCGACTGGGGTGCCTATTCGCAGAGTTTTCCGGATGGAGCAACGGATAACCCGGCAACCGTGGCCCTTATGCTGGCCATCCCTTCGGCGAACAACTCCTTCTGGACAACGCACGAAACCTGCCCACAGTTGAATAAGCTGGTCAGCGATTCGTCGTTTCGGCAGGTACGTCCCGCCGATCTGGTTGCCCGTACGACTTTCGACACGGCGCGGGCTCATTTTTTTCTACATGGGGTACGTCCCAACAATGCCGCCGCTTATGAGTTTCGTGTGCTTGACTATCCAACGAACCGGGTTGTCGTACCCTGGCATCAGATCGAGCAGTTCACAGAGGCCTCGCTCATGCAACAAAGCGGCTTACCCCAGATGGGGTACCTGGGCGGGTTCAGGGCGCCACTGGGCCATACGCTGATCGTGGATGTCCGCAAAGCCAATACCGGGCAAATCGTCGCAACGTCGCTAATCGCCTGGGTGGCCATACGCCCCGTCATTACCAACGTTTACACGTCTGATAATCTGGACGATTTCCTGAAAAAGCTCCAATACCCCTGGGCCAGAGAAACGAAGCGCCACCCCGCCGAGCCCCTGACGCTCCCGTCGACCAATACCAATCTGATTCTGGTGCTGAACGCGGCGATTTACCACAAAGAACAAGTACAGTATGAGCTCGTCCGCAATGAGGATGTGGTGATTCCCTGGACGAACAACGCGTATGACAACAGCTTTGTCTGGCTCAAAGATTACAAGCCAGGTACGTATCAGGTACGCCTCCGCTACACGGCTCAGCCTCAGCACGTAACTACCTACCGGTTTGTGGTCGAGCCAGCCTGGTATGAGTCGCGGGGGTTCAAAATCATGGTGGGTATCGTGGTTGCAGCCTGCCTGGGGGCCATTTTTTTCCTGCTGCTGTACGTTCAGCAGAAACAGAAAAGTCGGCAGGAACTGGCCAAAAAAACGAAGTTGCAACTCGAGCTGAAGGCTATCTACGCGCAACTGAACCCCCATTTCGTGTTCAACGCGCTGAATTCGATACAGGGGCTTATCAACAAACAGGATATTCAGGGAGCCAACAACTACCTGTCTGATTTTGCCCGCTTGCTACGCGAGTCGCTGACCAACAGCAACAAAGACGAGATTTCAATCCACGAAGAACTACAGGGCCTGGATACGTACTTGAAACTGGAACGGCTTCGGTTCGGGTTTGAGTACCAGATTAGCCTCGCCGATTCGATTAACCCCTACGACGGCAGTATCCCCGCCCTGCTATTGCAGCCACTCGTCGAAAACGCGGTCAAGCACGGGGTTTCGGCCCTGGGCGATGCCGGCCGGATTCAGGTACGTTTCGACAGAATAAATGACACTATGCTGGTTCAGATTAGCGATAACGGAAACGGTTTTCGGGGCGATGCTCCAACCGGTGGCTTCGGATTGAAACTCACCCGCGACCGCATCAACCTGCTGACCGAACTGAACCGGGAGCAACCGATCGAGCTTGAGATAGCGCCCCCCTCACCGACCGGGGCCACCTTGACGCTCCGTTTTAACCACTGGTTTGCATGA